From Streptomyces sp. SAI-135:
CGCCCGGCTCGCCGCCGAGCAGCGCGCCTTCGCCTCCGGCAGCCCCGGGGCCGCCGAGCCCTCCGCCGGCTCCGTCGGCCTCGACGGCCTCGACGGCGCCGGCGGCTCCGCGACGGGGCCGGCCGGGACCGAGCCGCCGGTCGAGGACCTCATCCTCAGCAACCGGGACAGCTACCACGTCCTGCGGTTCGTGCCGACGTCCTTCGACAGCAGTGTGTTCCTGCACCTGTGGCTGGCCCGCGCGGAGGGCAACCTCGCACTGGCCCGGATCCGGCTCGGCGAGATGGCCGGCCGGCTGGAGCTCGGATGACGACCGTGCGCAGCACGCCCGCCACCCCGCCGCCCCGGCTGCCGGTGCGCGACAAGGCCGCCGCCCTGGGCCGCGGCTGGGGCGGCGTCTCGCCGATGCTGACCCGGCTGGCCGCCGAGCGCGCCACCGGTGTCCTGGTGCGCGAGCGCGGCACCCTGCACCTCGCCGACGGCAAGGTGGTGCACGCCGAGAGCCCCGCCGCCCCCGGCGCCGACGTCCTCCTCGCCGCGCACGGCACGCTGGACGCCGGCATCTGGCGCCAGGCCCTGGCCGAGAGCGTCGCGAGCGCCGGCGGCGCCGGCACCGGGGTCCGCCGTCTCACCGGCGCCGAGGCCGTGCACCGGGCCGGCCACCGGCTGGTCGCCGACGGGCTGCTCACCCCCGGCGCCCTGGAGATGTGCCGGCTGACCGCGCTGTACGACGCGGCGTACTTCGCGCTGGCCCCGAGCAGCACCCCGGGCCGCTTCCGCTACAGCACCGAGGACGGACCGGACGCGGTCCCCGACCACCCCCGGCACCCCGACGACACCCCCGGCACCCCGCGCCCGGTCCCGGTCGCCGACCTGGAGCGCGAGACCCTGCGCCGGCGGGACCTGCTGCACCGCATCTGGCCCGACGCCCTGTCCGACGAACTGCCGCTGACCCGGGAACACCGACCCGCGTCCCCGCCGCTCCCGGCCCGGCGGCAGGCGGTGCTCGCCCGCGTGGACGGCATCCGTACGGCGTCGGAGATCGCGCGCGCCCTGGGCCGCCCGGCCTTCCACACCCTGGTGGACGTACGACGGCTGGTGGCGGCCGGAGTGATCGCGCCGCGCCCGCCGATGTCCTGCACCGAGCCTCTGCCCGGGGTTCCGGGCGTCGGTCTCCCCGTCGAGCCCGTCGACCCCCACATCACCTTGCTGAAGAGGCTCAGGGATGCGCTGGAGGCCCTTTGAACGGCAGCGGATCCGCGCCGAGAGGAGAGACCTGATGGCAGCAGCTCAGGACGCGATCCTGGAGGAGCTGCGCCGGCTCAGAGCCCGGGTGCCGCAGCTCACCGGCGCCCTCGCGGCCGACGCCGACGGTCTCGTCCTGGCCCAGGACACCCCGGGCGTCGATCCGGAGACCGTCGCCGCGCTCACCGCGGCCACCCGGGCGCTCGCCGCCCAGCTGGCCGACGGGACCGGCCAGGGCGACCTGCGCGAACTGCTCGTACGGGGCGTGTACGGCTACGTCGCCACGTACACGGCGGGCGCCGGGGCCGTGGTCACCCTGCTCGCCCAGGACCGGGTCAACGTCGGCCGCCTCCACCTGGAGGGCCGTCGGGCGGGCGCCCGGATCGCAGAACTCGTCGACAGCGCGGTCGCCGAGCACACCGAAGCCCTCACGAAGGCGCCCGCGAAGCCCGCTCCGGCCCGTGCCAGAGCAGCCCGCACGTCCCGGGCCAAGCCCGTGGACACCCGCGCCGCGGCCGCCGCACCGACGGCGGCCCGCACCACCACCGAAAGTTAGACAACCGAGGAGACACAGTCATGGCCAACACCGAAACCGCACTGAAGGAGGCCCTCGCCTCCATCGAGGGCGCGACCGGCGTCGCGCTCGTCGACTACACCAGCGGCATGGCGCTCGGCACCATGGGCGGCAGCAAGGGCTTCGACCTGAACGTGGCCGCCGCCGGCAACACCGACGTGGTCCGCGCGAAGATGCGCACCATGGAGCACCTCGGACTCAAGGGCCAGATCGAGGACATCCTGATCACCCTGTCCGACCAGTACCACCTGATCCGCCTGATCAGCGGACGCGGAGGCAACGGCCTCTTCCTCTACCTGGTCCTGGACGCCAAGCGCTCCAACCTCGCCATGGCCCGCCACCAGCTGCGGGCCATCGAGAACGACCTGGAGGTGTGACCCGGGAGCACCGGATCTAGACCAGTGCCGCGGTGCGGCGGCGCGCTCCTCCCGGGGCCGCGTCGCCCGCCGCGATCCCCGTGCTGCGGTACGCCTTGACCGCCTTGCCGGCCGGGCGTCCGCCGTTCGCGGCGAGCCAGTCGACCCGCACCCACAGCAGCGCGTCCCCGGTCCGTTCGAGCCGCCCGAGCCAGGCGGCCTTGAGCCTGAGGCCCGTACCGCATCCGGCGAGCAGCAGGCCGCCCGCGACGGGCACCGCGAACGAGCTCAGCAACGCGACCAGCCAGGCCAGCAGCAGCCACCAGCGGTGCCCGCGACGCCAGTTGCGCACACTGACCGCACGGTCCTGGAGCACGTCGTGCTTCCCCGCGCGCGCGGCCGCCCGCCCCAGCGTCGTGTACCGCTTGCGACGGCTGTACGACACCACGGCTACCGCCACGATGAACAGCGCCGCTCCCGCCATCACCCCGATCCGGCGCCCGGTCAGCCCCGGAACCAGCAGCCCGACCGCCGCCGCGAACACCCCGAGCCACCACAGGGGTGCGGCCCCGGCGCGCACCACGACGGCCACCCGAGCCAGCCCCTGAGCCCTGCGATCTGCGCGTGCCACGTCCCGCCTCCTCGTCGTCCTGGCACAGTCCTGCCGGTCCGGGAGGGTAGCGGGCGAACGTGAGACCAGTCTGAAAAACGCGGCCTACTCGACGAAGAGTCCGCGTGCCGCGGCCCGTGCGTCGAACTCCTCCAGGCGGGCCTGGGCGTCCGGCAGGTCGTCGCACATCGCCTCCAGCAGCACCCGGCCGAGCAGCATCGGCGCGCAGGCGGTGTCGAAGGCGAGGCCGGTGCCGACGGCGGCGGGCAGCAGCAGGTCGGAGACCTTGGCGACCGGCGCGAACGCGGAGTCGGCGACCGTGACGACACTCAGGCCCGCCTCCTTGGCGTAGGCGAGGGTGTCGACGACCTCACGGGGGTGCCGGGGCAGCGCGAAGCACAGCAGAGTCGAGGCGCCCGCGCGGACGGCGGCGTCGATCCGGTCGTGGATCATGGTGCCGCCCTCGTGGAGCAGCCGTACGTCCGGATGGACCTTGGCGGCGAAGTAGGCGAAGCCGTACGCCTGCGAGGCGGCGGCGCGCAGCCCGAGCACCGGCAGGGGGCGGGAGGCGGCGAGCAGCCGGCCCGCCTTCTGCACCGGGCGCGGGTCGGCGAGGACCTCCGCCAGGTGCCTCAGGTTCTCGATCTCGGCCTCGACGGCCTGCTGGTACTCGTTGTACGACGCGGAGGCCGCCGTCTGCTCGGCGGGGGCGACCTCGCGCAGGTGCCGGCGCAGCGCGGGGTAGCCGTCGAAGCCGAGGGCGACGGCGAAGCGGGTGACGGAGGGCTGGCTGACCCCGGCCAGTTCGGCCAGCTCCACGCTGGACAGGAACGGCACGTCGGAGGCCCGCCGCACCATGCTGTGCGCGATGCGTCGCTGGGTCGGTGTGAGCCGGTGCCCCTCGAACAGTGTTTGCAGCCGTCCCGCGGGAGTGTCCGCCCCACCCGCCGCACCCATGTCGCTCATGCCTCGCTCCCCCTCCAGATGTCCGTGAACCGGTCGAGCAGTGCGGCCGCCGCCGTCACGTCGCCCGTGAGCGGCCGGTCGGCCGGGTCCTCCGCCAGCACCGCCTCGGCGAGTTCCAGCGCGCGGCCCACCGGGAGTCCCGGGTCGGGCCTGAGGTCGCGCTGGCGCAGCGCCCTTACGGCGGCGACGAGTTCGCAGCCGACGACGAGACGGTACGCGCCGCACGCGCGCAGTGTCTGACGGGCGGCGAGCGAGGCGAAGCTGGCCTGTTCCTCGACGCCCCGGGAGAGTACAGCGTGGCCGAGGGAGGCGGGCGCGGAGAAGGCCCGCAGGTCGCCGAGGGCGGCACCGGCGGCGTACTCCAGGATCATCACGCCGGAGGAGGCGGGCTCCTGGTCGGCGAGGAAGGGCCTGAGGCGGGTGAAGGCGGGCTCGTTCAGGGTGGAGAGCCGGGACGTGGACAGTCGGGCGACCTGGGTGAGGGCGAGCCTGAAGTGGTCTAGGGCGAGGGCGAGTTGAGCCTGGTAGAAGCCGCCGTGGTGGTAGGCGGCCATGTCCTCGGGGGAGATGAGGGGGTTCTCGGCGGCCGCGTTGATCTCGATCGCGAGGACTTCCTCCAGAGCGTCGGCTGCGTCATGGGCGGGCCCGTGGATCTGGGGCAGGCACCGGAAGCCGTACGGATCCTGGATCCGCCCCAGGGGCGGGGTCGGCCGGTCCTCGGCGCCGATCAACTCCCGCATGCGTCGCGCCACCTGGGCGGATCCGCGGTGCGGGCGGGCGGCGTGCACGGGAGCGGCGTACGCCTCGTGCGCCCCGTCCACCGCCAGCAGCGACAGTGCTGCGACGACCTGCGTGGCCTCGATCAGCCCGCGCAACTCGTGCAGGGCGAGGGCGGCCTGACCGAGCGTGAGGGCGTTGCTGCTGATGAACGCGAGCGCGTCGTTGTTGTCGAGGGGCTGCGGCTCGGGGGCGCCGACGACGGCGTGCGCGGTACGAGCGACACCGCCCCCCGCACTCGGCGGAACACCGGCGCCGCCTGCCCCACCACGCCCCCCGAACCCGCCGAGACCCTCGGCGCCCCACCCTCCGAACCCGCCGAGACCCTCGGCGCCCCGCCCGCCCGAATCACCCGCACCGGATCCACCGGCCTCCCCGCCCCCACGTCCACCCGGGCCCCCCGCGCCCGCCCCACCACGCCCGACGAGACCCTCGGCGCCCCGGTCCGGGCCCGCGCTCCGCCACGGATGCTCCCCCGCCAGTGCCAGTCCCGCCTGGGCCAGTGCCGCGATGTCCCCCGTCCCCACCGAGCCGAACTCGTTGACGGCCGGGTACGCGCCGTTCTCCAGCGCCTCGCACAGGGCCGTGACGACGGTGGGCCGCAGTCCCGCGCCGCCCGCCAGGAGCTGGTTGGCCCGTACCGCGAGCATCGCGCGGACCTGCCGGGCGGGGAGTTCCTCGCCGATCGCGCCGGCGTGGCTGCGCAGCAGCCGCAGACCGTGCTCGGCGGCCGCCTCGGTGGGCACGTCCTCGTTCCGGTTCGCGCCGACTCCGGTCGAGC
This genomic window contains:
- a CDS encoding aromatic amino acid ammonia-lyase, with the translated sequence MSSRIVDTPDPVTVGHTGLVVLDGIGLGVADVVRLADGSARPVPGTDAMKRVTESWDAARQIAATGRVYGRSTGVGANRNEDVPTEAAAEHGLRLLRSHAGAIGEELPARQVRAMLAVRANQLLAGGAGLRPTVVTALCEALENGAYPAVNEFGSVGTGDIAALAQAGLALAGEHPWRSAGPDRGAEGLVGRGGAGAGGPGGRGGGEAGGSGAGDSGGRGAEGLGGFGGWGAEGLGGFGGRGGAGGAGVPPSAGGGVARTAHAVVGAPEPQPLDNNDALAFISSNALTLGQAALALHELRGLIEATQVVAALSLLAVDGAHEAYAAPVHAARPHRGSAQVARRMRELIGAEDRPTPPLGRIQDPYGFRCLPQIHGPAHDAADALEEVLAIEINAAAENPLISPEDMAAYHHGGFYQAQLALALDHFRLALTQVARLSTSRLSTLNEPAFTRLRPFLADQEPASSGVMILEYAAGAALGDLRAFSAPASLGHAVLSRGVEEQASFASLAARQTLRACGAYRLVVGCELVAAVRALRQRDLRPDPGLPVGRALELAEAVLAEDPADRPLTGDVTAAAALLDRFTDIWRGSEA
- a CDS encoding MurR/RpiR family transcriptional regulator, with the translated sequence MSDMGAAGGADTPAGRLQTLFEGHRLTPTQRRIAHSMVRRASDVPFLSSVELAELAGVSQPSVTRFAVALGFDGYPALRRHLREVAPAEQTAASASYNEYQQAVEAEIENLRHLAEVLADPRPVQKAGRLLAASRPLPVLGLRAAASQAYGFAYFAAKVHPDVRLLHEGGTMIHDRIDAAVRAGASTLLCFALPRHPREVVDTLAYAKEAGLSVVTVADSAFAPVAKVSDLLLPAAVGTGLAFDTACAPMLLGRVLLEAMCDDLPDAQARLEEFDARAAARGLFVE
- a CDS encoding roadblock/LC7 domain-containing protein — its product is MAAAQDAILEELRRLRARVPQLTGALAADADGLVLAQDTPGVDPETVAALTAATRALAAQLADGTGQGDLRELLVRGVYGYVATYTAGAGAVVTLLAQDRVNVGRLHLEGRRAGARIAELVDSAVAEHTEALTKAPAKPAPARARAARTSRAKPVDTRAAAAAPTAARTTTES